The DNA segment AGGATTGGCTGCTTATagctctgctttttaaaagagcatGGGTTTTTCTGCTAATAACCCTTGCTTTTTGTAGATATTCTGGCCTCCTTTGCGGAATTTGTTCATTCCTGTGTTTCTGAACTGCTGGCTGGCCAAGTACGCCCTGGAGAACATGATTGTGAGTGTTCCCCTTTGTCCAGCTCCTGGGGGATGTGGAGGGCAGCAGGACCGGGAGGGGACCCTTGGCTGCCCCTGGGGCAGGATTTGGAGCTTGGTGagtgcagctgtgccagggaatgccaggctgggaatgccagGAGTACCAGGAATCGCTCAGTGCCTGAGCCAGTGGCAGGGGTGCTCAGGGGTGAGGTGTTCCAGCCATTCCCCTGCTCCCACGGGAGCTGTGTCTCCCTGACCTGCTGATGGGAATGTGAATCCCTTCCCAAGGGCTAAACCCAGGCTTGACCTTCAGTGGGGAGGGCACTGCTGGAGCCAGCAAGGCAGCAGTTGGTGCTTGGAGGGAGCTTTTCCcccaggctctgggagctggtgggagccttcccctctgtccccagaaCGATCTGCACCGAGCCATCCAAAGGACGCAGTCAGCGATGTTTAACCAGGTGCTCATCCTGATCTGCACCCTCCTGTGTCTCGTTTTCACGGGGTGAGTGTTGTTCTCCATTTCTCCAAACCTCCCTCCTGATCCCGGGAATGCAGCTGTGCCCACCCCGGGaatccagctgtgcccaccccgggaatccagctgtgcccaccccgggaatccagctgtgcccaccccgggaatccagctgtgcccaccccgggaatccagctgtgcccaccctgggaatccagctgtgcccaccctggGAATCCAGCTGTGCCATCTGGGCTGgctggcagagccaggctctAGCAGGGCTCACACCTTCCCCTGCTTTGCTTCCTCCCCAGCACACTGAGCACTGTGAGGGGTTTCTAAGTCAGACTGATGATCCTCCTTTATTCTTGGGTTTATCAGGAAGTTTTGGGTGAGGATGAGGGTGTTgtcagagggagctgggggatgTGGACACGGCAGTGCCAGAGCAGTGCcgagggcagggacagcagcttcCCCCAGGGACAGGTGTGGGATGGCTCATTCACTCccagcctccagcccagctcttcctccccCACAGGTCACAGCTCCTGAGCTCATTTGTGTAATTGGCCACTGGGGCTCCTGCTAATTAACTGGGCCCTTTACTCTGTGCACTGCTGACATCAAGGCTGTTTctctgggcaggggcagcagagcTCATCACTGGCTATTTAGCCCTGAATTAGGCTTTGAATTCTCCTCTGGCTCCCTTGGTCTGGGTTTGAGGCGTATTATACCATTAAGTTGCTGAATGGAGAGGAAATGAGGCTTTTAGGCTCATGAGTTTTTGGCAATAAAGACGATGCTCTGGTGTGGATGACTAATGCTATTTCAGAGCTCAgtggtgctcccagccctgctgctggatgAGTTTGGGGGAAGGGGGTACAATTTGGGAAGGCTTGGGTGACATTTGTGTCCAGCAGGATGGCTTtgagctgcaggctggtggTGTTTTGCCGCCCTGTGTCCCGGGCAGGCCCTGCTGTGATGGGGCTTTTCCCTTCCAGGACCTGTGGCATCCAGCATTTAGAAAGAGCAGGTGAGAAGCTCTCCCTCTTCAAGTCCTTCTATTTCTGCATCGTCACCTTTTCCACCGTGGGCTACGGAGATGTGACACCAAAGATTTGGCCTTCCCAGCTCCTCGTGGTGATCATGATCTGCGTGGCCCTGGTGGTGCTGCCGCTGCAGGTTAGACCCGCTGagctgagggtggggaggggctgggggcagccCTGCCCATGGGGACATCATCTCCGTGCCCTCGGCAGTTCGAGGAGCTCGTCTACCTGTGGATGGAGCGGCAGAAGTCGGGAGGGAACTACAGCCGGCACCGCGCGCAGACGGAGAAGCACGTCGTCCTCTGCGTCAGCTCCCTCAAGATCGACCTCCTCATGGACTTCCTCAACGAGTTCTACGCCCACCCACGCCTGCAGGTGAGCTCCAGGCACTGTCCCACCGTGCTGGGCTCGCAGCCCCGGACCCCGACCCACGGCGGCCTCTGTCCCGCAGGATTACTACGTGGTGATCCTGTGCCCGACAGAGATGGACATCCAGGTGCGGCGCGTGCTGCAGATCCCGCTGTGGTCACAGCGCGTCATTTACCTCCAGGGCTCCGCGCTCAAGGACCAGGACCTCATGAGAGCCAAGTGAGCAGGGACACACCACACATCCCCGGCCGGGGATGTcaccccagctgtgtccccgtgtcccttTGCTGGGTCTGGGGTGGCATTTCCCGGGGTCACCGCTCTCTCTTGGCAGGATGGACAATGGAGAAGCTTGCTTCATTCTCAGCAGCCGAAACGAGGTGGACAGAACAGCGGCGGTGAGTCCGGCCGGAGGGTGGGGATGGGCAGAAGGGATTGGGGTGGGGTTGAtctcagctgtgcccagcaaaGGAGGGTGCAGTGAAGGGGCTGAGCACCATGGAGAGCCTGGGGGATGGCACAGAGGCACGCAGCCCCTGTGGGCTCACCTTTCTTCTGCTGGTTTCCCATCAGTGCTGGGtttcagggagcagcaggggcaggaggagccctTGCTGTCTCCAGGGTGCCTGGGTGCTTTGCAGTTCATCCCAGCTGTAGAAGCCTTGGGGAAAACAAATCATCAACCAAGTAGCTCTTGTTGCTCTTGTCCCTGTCCAGGACCACCAGACCATCCTGAGGGCCTGGGCTGTCAAAGACTTTGCTCCAAATTGTCCTCTCTACGTTCAGATCCTAaagccagaaaataaatttcatgtCAAGTTTGCTGGTGAGttggagcagctgcacagcagctcctggtcaGCTGAGAGCCCTCCTggatgggcaggaggaggaaacacCCAGTGCCCAGCATCACCCCAAAATGACCACAttcccaggcactgccagccaGGGATCCCATCTGTCCCCCTCTCCTCCGTGATGGTCCCCTCTGCCTTTCAGATCACGTTGTGTGTGAAGAGGAGTGCAAATACGCCATGCTGGCCCTGAACTGTGTCTGCCCTGCCACCTCCACCCTCATCACGCTGCTGGTGCACACCTCCCGTGGCCAGTGAGtgcctcccctgccctcccctgcccctgcctgAGCCGGGAGGGACGGCAGAACTGAGGTCTCTGAGCTCAGGGGGGAGGGTGGGGGTCTGGGATGGTTCTGGGGTGCACAGGGGGATCTGTGGCCCACACCCAGACCAAGAGCAAAAGCCCATATTGGAAGGGGACCACACcagtgcagctgggctgggaagtgCCAACTTTCCAAAGACTGGagataaaaatatctctgcatTGGCACAGTCCTGCTGGCAGGAAGGCGAATTCACAGCACAAGCAGCCCCAGAGCCGGCAGGGTTTTTTAGTGGGTATATATCCAGCATGGCTGGgaggagctctgccagcacaggagagcagtgctgtgtgccCTGCACATGGGCCAGTCAGAAATGGTAGAATTTTGGGTGAAGTGCCATCAAAACAGTTATGAAACATCCTTGCCAGATGCCTCTCGCCCCATGCTCAGAGCTGTTTGCCAACACGGGCTCTGACCCCTCCCTCTGCACTCTGCAGGAGCCCTCGTTAACTAAAAAGGCACTTAAAACCCAAAATGAAAACGAGCTCATCCTCGGCAGCACCGGCAGCTCGTGGTGATGTGTCACTGTCATCTCCCGCTGTCAggctccagggcagctccagacATTATTGGTGCCCTGCCCTGGCATCTGGCTGGAATTCTGGGATCTGTGACAGCTCCAGGGGTCCCATCCCAGCCTCAgtttccatcccagctccagaggtcccatcccagccctggtggACCCCTCCTGATGCTGCTCTGTGGTTGCAGGGAGGGCCAGGAGTCCCCGGAGCAGTGGCAGCGGATGTACGGGCGCTGCTCGGGCAATGAGGTCTATCACATCCGCATGGGAGACAGCAAATTCTTCATGGAGTACGAGGGGAAGAGCTTCACCTACGCAGCCTTCCACGCACACAAGAAGTGAGGGCTGGGGGTGATGGGCAGGGGGTTCTGCATCACTGGGGTGATGGGCAGGGGGAACTGCATCCCTGGGGGGCCATGGGGAGGGGATCTGCATGATTGGGGGGTGATGGGCAGGGGATCTGCATGCCTTGGGGTCGatgggcaggggctggagggcACTCTgagctccctggagcagggacagtgcCCCGGAGGGGTTTTTCTCTGGCTGGGAATGCCCAACCCCTGCTCCCGGCACAGGTACGGTGTCTGCCTGATCGGCATCCGGAGGGAGGAGAACAAAAGCATCCTGCTGAACCCCGGCCCGAGGCACATCATGGCAGCGTCGGACACCTGCTTCTACATCAACATCACCAAGGAGGAGAACTCTGCCTTCATCTTcaagcaggaggagaagcagaagaagaagggCTTTGCGGGCAGGGGCAGCTACGACGGCCCCTCGCGCCTGCCCGTGCACAGCATCATCGCCAGCATGGGTGAgtggggggctcggggggcagcaggagcctgcaggtCCTGCTCCATCACCTTCCCCACCTTTGGGCTCGTTCCCTGCCCCAcgctgggttttattttgtgttttgcacGCTCCTTGCCGCTCACCGATGAAAAACGCTTTCCATCCTCTCTCCCGGTCGTCTCACCAGTAAAATACACGTTTCCTTGCACCCTGGTGCTCTCAGCAAGCTCAAATATCCTTATTAAACCTCGTGATGTCCATTATCATTAAGGGTATTTGCATAAATGCCCCAAGTCTGGATTTAGCCTTCAATTATTTCCAAGGCTGGAAGGAGAAATGCCTGGGGGCACATCCTAAATCACGTTTACGAATCCCAAGCCGAGGAAGAGCGTAGCTTTCTCTGCAGCGAGCGGTGCATTTGTGCAAGTGAAAAATACCATGAGTCATTACTTCCCTCTTGTATCTGGGGAGAACAAGTTTTGGAGGAGCTGAGCCACACGAGCACATTATATTTCAGGCAAATAATTTATGTGTTTGTACTCCTGAGCAGCAATTTGCATAGATTATCCCCCAGCAAGCCGCAGAGCGCTTTGCTGAGCGGTGTTTGTCACAGCTCTCGTCACACGGCTCCTGCACAGAGGGACCTTTGGCAAAGGTGATGAGAGGGACAGGAACACCAGGagtgccagcagggcagtgatGTTTGGCAAGGCCAAtgcctgggctctgcttctTGGGACGCTCCATCAATGCCGTGGTGGAGTCGCCATCCCTCGGGGATTTAAATGATGTGTAGGTGTGGCATTTGGGAACGTGATTCAGTGGGGGAATGGTTGTGTTCAGTGATCTTAGAGGACTTTTCTTGCCTTAAGGATTCTGAGTTTCTAAGGGCTGGAGCTGATCAAGAGGGATGTGGGAGGTGGATGAGGGCattgctgcctgcctgcctcgCCCTGGGGCCGTGCATGGgaggggcagtgccagggcagatCCTGGTGAGGAGCTGCGGGCAGGGCTTAGGCTGCAGGGTTCTCATCTCAGAGACACGATgggagctcctgcagagctcggtttggcagctctggcagcagcagctgggtgagTGGTTCAGGACAGAACCCAGGGGAGAtgctgcacacagcagtgccCGGCTGGAGGTCACTGCTTGGGCTTTGCCTGCACTCCCTGTGCCCACAAATGGTTGAGCACTGTCCTGATGGGACACTTGTGGTCgggttctttttccccttggactgaagattgatgagagagaggcagttttctcttgttcagacttggttgtttattcttcttttatctaCATTACATGgatacaaggtacaaggagccACATGCACTAAGAGAGGTGaaaaatggctaacaaagatcttcttcaaggtcttttatatgtccatttacccaattaataaatgccaagtaaattatttttcttagtgacccaatgacccaacacctgtgtgcagCACTGTGGCACTCTCCATCCAATCACTTATTTCTACCCAAAAACTtctagaagaagatgaagaagaaagaaggaaaagagacaacaccctaaatcctacatcttgtcttttgttttctaaactagcttaaacctttaactttttcacccagtgacttaagaaagCTCTCTAATTTATACACTCACACTcctaatttttctatttaactctaacagttgttttcatggtgttatgtgaaattcagtgttttcttggatgtctGAGCtaggtatcagagataaggtcacactctctgtgcctctgactccagcAGAGCACCAGCTGGGCTGTCTCCTCCCTGCACAGGGCTTGAGGAGGGGGCTTTTCTGACATTTCCCCCCCTTAGAGCGTGTTTGCTGTGCTCCCTCCCCGCCGTGTCCAGGTACAGTGGCCATGGACCTGCAGAACACCGAGTGCCGCCCTGCCAACAGCAGCAAACTGGCGCTGCCGGCCGAGAACGGCTCGGGCACGCGCCGGCCCAGCATCGCCCCCGTCCTGGAGCTGGCTGACACCTCgtccctgctgccctgtgaCCTCCTCAGTGACCAGTCCGAGGACGAGATGACGCAGTCAGATGAGGAGGGCTCGGCGGTTGTGGAGTGAGTCGCTCCCTGTCCATAGAGACCTTCTTAGTCCGGCTCATTCCGGTTGGATCCGGTTGCATCTGTGGTTGCACCCGGTTGGTTCCAGCTTCAGAGACACTGGGACCACGGCACAGGGCAGGCTGTGGtgcccagggatgctcaggcTCAGCCCCTCTTGGCTTTTCCATGAGcgctctgtccctgcagctttACAATCTCATGGGCCATTGCATGGCAAAAACTACTCCTAAATAAGTGTATTCAGGgaattcccagctgctgcagcagagtttTGCACAGCCTTTGCCAGTGTTGCTGTTGAATGTTTTCCCCAGCACCTGAGCACTGGATAAACAGAAATCTCTCCCTGTGTCCTCACAcagatttctctctgctgcaggTATGTGAAGGGCTACCCCCCAAACTCGCCCTATATCGGGAGCTCCCCGACCCTGTGCCACCTTCTGCCCGAGAAAGCCCCGTTCTGCTGCCTGAGGCTGGACAAGGTgtggaggggctgtgggggctgcctggggctgaACCCCCAGGATGTGTCCACTGACACGTCCATGTCCCACACGCAGGGCTGCAAACACAACAGCTTCGAGGACGCCAAAGCCTACGGGTTCAAGAACAAACTGATCATCGTTTCTGCAGAGACAGCTGGCAATGGCCTCTACAACTTCATCGTCCCGCTGCGGGCGTACTACCGCTCCCGCAAGGAGCTCAACCCCAtcgtgctgctgctggacaaCAAGCAAGTACTTTTCCACGGGTCTTCTCCCTCACACAGAGCCCTCCCTGCGTTTCCATCTCGTGCTGCGGGATGGGAGGGACCAGCGGGGTCACCGTTGGCTACCTCGGCTGGTTGGCCCTGGGGTTTTGAGTCTGTCCTTGCCGCTCGGACGTGCTGAACCACCTCACTCTCTGTGGCTCTCCCCCCAGGCCTGAGCACCACTTTCTGGAGGCCATCTGCTGTTTCCCCATGGTTTACTACATGGAGGGCACCATTGACAAGTAGGTGTTTCCACGTGTGGCTGTCGTGCCTGAGTTGTCGCATTTACCCCAGCCCAGACTTTTCAGTCGCCCTGTGAGAAGCCCCAGGGTCGGTAGCATAGAGCCGAGCCCACCTTGGGCTTCTCGGGTTGTCAGCCCCT comes from the Parus major isolate Abel chromosome 17, Parus_major1.1, whole genome shotgun sequence genome and includes:
- the KCNT1 gene encoding potassium channel subfamily T member 1 isoform X3 produces the protein MPFSGEERSLQGIYKPAGPAEGRPVCSECYTNSSFVYDDGSAHRLSSPGGCGGGDGGGSRKSGVILDIASLKMTELESEVLPLPPRYRFRDLLLGDQSFQSDDRVQVEFYVNENTFKERLKLFFIKNQRSSLRIRLFNFSLKLLTCLLYIVRVLLDNPEEGIGCWECEKQNYTAFNQSTNINWSHIFWVDRKTPLWAVQVSIALISFLETMLLIYLSYKGNIWEQIFRISFILEMINTVPFIITIFWPPLRNLFIPVFLNCWLAKYALENMINDLHRAIQRTQSAMFNQVLILICTLLCLVFTGTCGIQHLERAGEKLSLFKSFYFCIVTFSTVGYGDVTPKIWPSQLLVVIMICVALVVLPLQFEELVYLWMERQKSGGNYSRHRAQTEKHVVLCVSSLKIDLLMDFLNEFYAHPRLQDYYVVILCPTEMDIQVRRVLQIPLWSQRVIYLQGSALKDQDLMRAKMDNGEACFILSSRNEVDRTAADHQTILRAWAVKDFAPNCPLYVQILKPENKFHVKFADHVVCEEECKYAMLALNCVCPATSTLITLLVHTSRGQEGQESPEQWQRMYGRCSGNEVYHIRMGDSKFFMEYEGKSFTYAAFHAHKKYGVCLIGIRREENKSILLNPGPRHIMAASDTCFYINITKEENSAFIFKQEEKQKKKGFAGRGSYDGPSRLPVHSIIASMGTVAMDLQNTECRPANSSKLALPAENGSGTRRPSIAPVLELADTSSLLPCDLLSDQSEDEMTQSDEEGSAVVEYVKGYPPNSPYIGSSPTLCHLLPEKAPFCCLRLDKGCKHNSFEDAKAYGFKNKLIIVSAETAGNGLYNFIVPLRAYYRSRKELNPIVLLLDNKPEHHFLEAICCFPMVYYMEGTIDNLDSLLQCGIIYADNLVVVDKESTMSAEEDYMADAKTIVNVQTMFRLFPSLSIITELTHPSNMRFMQFRAKDSYSLALSKLEKRERENGSNLAFMFRLPFAAGRVFSISMLDTLLYQSFVKDYMITITRLLLGLDTTPGSGYLCAMKITEDDLWIRTYGRLFQKLCSSSAEIPIGIYRTESHMFATSEPHDIRAQISINVEDCEDTKDVKEHWGIKTSHHRNSCSSDQSEHPLLRRKSMQWARRLSRKGNKHSSKTAEWISQQRLSLYRRSERQELSELVKNRMKHLGLPTTGYEDVANLTASDVMNRVNLGYLQDEMNDHQNTLSYVLINPPPDTRLELNDIVYLIRSDPLAHVANDGHSRKSSCSNKLGSGNPETRDETQL
- the KCNT1 gene encoding potassium channel subfamily T member 1 isoform X2 — translated: MPFSGEERSLQGIYKPAGPAEGRPVCSECYTNSSFVYDDGSAHRLSSPGGCGGGDGGGSRKSGVILDIASLKMTELESEVLPLPPRYRFRDLLLGDQSFQSDDRVQVEFYVNENTFKERLKLFFIKNQRSSLRIRLFNFSLKLLTCLLYIVRVLLDNPEEGIGCWECEKQNYTAFNQSTNINWSHIFWVDRKTPLWAVQVSIALISFLETMLLIYLSYKGNIWEQIFRISFILEMINTVPFIITIFWPPLRNLFIPVFLNCWLAKYALENMINDLHRAIQRTQSAMFNQVLILICTLLCLVFTGTCGIQHLERAGEKLSLFKSFYFCIVTFSTVGYGDVTPKIWPSQLLVVIMICVALVVLPLQFEELVYLWMERQKSGGNYSRHRAQTEKHVVLCVSSLKIDLLMDFLNEFYAHPRLQDYYVVILCPTEMDIQVRRVLQIPLWSQRVIYLQGSALKDQDLMRAKMDNGEACFILSSRNEVDRTAADHQTILRAWAVKDFAPNCPLYVQILKPENKFHVKFADHVVCEEECKYAMLALNCVCPATSTLITLLVHTSRGQEGQESPEQWQRMYGRCSGNEVYHIRMGDSKFFMEYEGKSFTYAAFHAHKKYGVCLIGIRREENKSILLNPGPRHIMAASDTCFYINITKEENSAFIFKQEEKQKKKGFAGRGSYDGPSRLPVHSIIASMVAMDLQNTECRPANSSKLALPAENGSGTRRPSIAPVLELADTSSLLPCDLLSDQSEDEMTQSDEEGSAVVEYVKGYPPNSPYIGSSPTLCHLLPEKAPFCCLRLDKGCKHNSFEDAKAYGFKNKLIIVSAETAGNGLYNFIVPLRAYYRSRKELNPIVLLLDNKPEHHFLEAICCFPMVYYMEGTIDNLDSLLQCGIIYADNLVVVDKESTMSAEEDYMADAKTIVNVQTMFRLFPSLSIITELTHPSNMRFMQFRAKDSYSLALSKLEKRERENGSNLAFMFRLPFAAGRVFSISMLDTLLYQSFVKDYMITITRLLLGLDTTPGSGYLCAMKITEDDLWIRTYGRLFQKLCSSSAEIPIGIYRTESHMFATSEPHDIRAQSQISINVEDCEDTKDVKEHWGIKTSHHRNSCSSDQSEHPLLRRKSMQWARRLSRKGNKHSSKTAEWISQQRLSLYRRSERQELSELVKNRMKHLGLPTTGYEDVANLTASDVMNRVNLGYLQDEMNDHQNTLSYVLINPPPDTRLELNDIVYLIRSDPLAHVANDGHSRKSSCSNKLGSGNPETRDETQL
- the KCNT1 gene encoding potassium channel subfamily T member 1 isoform X6, yielding MARAKLKNSPSESNSRVKTVPPAMTEDVHGVSPLLPSRRMGSMGSDVGQRPHAEDFSVDSSFSQVQVEFYVNENTFKERLKLFFIKNQRSSLRIRLFNFSLKLLTCLLYIVRVLLDNPEEGIGCWECEKQNYTAFNQSTNINWSHIFWVDRKTPLWAVQVSIALISFLETMLLIYLSYKGNIWEQIFRISFILEMINTVPFIITIFWPPLRNLFIPVFLNCWLAKYALENMINDLHRAIQRTQSAMFNQVLILICTLLCLVFTGTCGIQHLERAGEKLSLFKSFYFCIVTFSTVGYGDVTPKIWPSQLLVVIMICVALVVLPLQFEELVYLWMERQKSGGNYSRHRAQTEKHVVLCVSSLKIDLLMDFLNEFYAHPRLQDYYVVILCPTEMDIQVRRVLQIPLWSQRVIYLQGSALKDQDLMRAKMDNGEACFILSSRNEVDRTAADHQTILRAWAVKDFAPNCPLYVQILKPENKFHVKFADHVVCEEECKYAMLALNCVCPATSTLITLLVHTSRGQEGQESPEQWQRMYGRCSGNEVYHIRMGDSKFFMEYEGKSFTYAAFHAHKKYGVCLIGIRREENKSILLNPGPRHIMAASDTCFYINITKEENSAFIFKQEEKQKKKGFAGRGSYDGPSRLPVHSIIASMGTVAMDLQNTECRPANSSKLALPAENGSGTRRPSIAPVLELADTSSLLPCDLLSDQSEDEMTQSDEEGSAVVEYVKGYPPNSPYIGSSPTLCHLLPEKAPFCCLRLDKGCKHNSFEDAKAYGFKNKLIIVSAETAGNGLYNFIVPLRAYYRSRKELNPIVLLLDNKPEHHFLEAICCFPMVYYMEGTIDNLDSLLQCGIIYADNLVVVDKESTMSAEEDYMADAKTIVNVQTMFRLFPSLSIITELTHPSNMRFMQFRAKDSYSLALSKLEKRERENGSNLAFMFRLPFAAGRVFSISMLDTLLYQSFVKDYMITITRLLLGLDTTPGSGYLCAMKITEDDLWIRTYGRLFQKLCSSSAEIPIGIYRTESHMFATSEPHDIRAQSQISINVEDCEDTKDVKEHWGIKTSHHRNSCSSDQSEHPLLRRKSMQWARRLSRKGNKHSSKTAEWISQQRLSLYRRSERQELSELVKNRMKHLGLPTTGYEDVANLTASDVMNRVNLGYLQDEMNDHQNTLSYVLINPPPDTRLELNDIVYLIRSDPLAHVANDGHSRKSSCSNKLGSGNPETRDETQL
- the KCNT1 gene encoding potassium channel subfamily T member 1 isoform X4, coding for MPFSGEERSLQGIYKPAGPAEGRPVCSECYTNSSFVYDDGSAHRLSSPGGCGGGDGGGSRKSGVILDIASLKMTELESEVLPLPPRYRFRDLLLGDQSFQSDDRVQVEFYVNENTFKERLKLFFIKNQRSSLRIRLFNFSLKLLTCLLYIVRVLLDNPEEGIGCWECEKQNYTAFNQSTNINWSHIFWVDRKTPLWAVQVSIALISFLETMLLIYLSYKGNIWEQIFRISFILEMINTVPFIITIFWPPLRNLFIPVFLNCWLAKYALENMINDLHRAIQRTQSAMFNQVLILICTLLCLVFTGTCGIQHLERAGEKLSLFKSFYFCIVTFSTVGYGDVTPKIWPSQLLVVIMICVALVVLPLQFEELVYLWMERQKSGGNYSRHRAQTEKHVVLCVSSLKIDLLMDFLNEFYAHPRLQDYYVVILCPTEMDIQVRRVLQIPLWSQRVIYLQGSALKDQDLMRAKMDNGEACFILSSRNEVDRTAADHQTILRAWAVKDFAPNCPLYVQILKPENKFHVKFADHVVCEEECKYAMLALNCVCPATSTLITLLVHTSRGQEGQESPEQWQRMYGRCSGNEVYHIRMGDSKFFMEYEGKSFTYAAFHAHKKYGVCLIGIRREENKSILLNPGPRHIMAASDTCFYINITKEENSAFIFKQEEKQKKKGFAGRGSYDGPSRLPVHSIIASMGTVAMDLQNTECRPANSSKLALPAENGSGTRRPSIAPVLELADTSSLLPCDLLSDQSEDEMTQSDEEGSAVVEYVKGYPPNSPYIGSSPTLCHLLPEKAPFCCLRLDKGCKHNSFEDAKAYGFKNKLIIVSAETAGNGLYNFIVPLRAYYRSRKELNPIVLLLDNKPEHHFLEAICCFPMVYYMEGTIDNLDSLLQCGIIYADNLVVVDKESTMSAEEDYMADAKTIVNVQTMFRLFPSLSIITELTHPSNMRFMQFRAKDSYSLALSKLEKRERENGSNLAFMFRLPFAAGRVFSISMLDTLLYQSFVKDYMITITRLLLGLDTTPGSGYLCAMKITEDDLWIRTYGRLFQKLCSSSAEIPIGIYRTESHMFATSEPHDIRAQDCEDTKDVKEHWGIKTSHHRNSCSSDQSEHPLLRRKSMQWARRLSRKGNKHSSKTAEWISQQRLSLYRRSERQELSELVKNRMKHLGLPTTGYEDVANLTASDVMNRVNLGYLQDEMNDHQNTLSYVLINPPPDTRLELNDIVYLIRSDPLAHVANDGHSRKSSCSNKLGSGNPETRDETQL